The proteins below come from a single Salvelinus fontinalis isolate EN_2023a chromosome 1, ASM2944872v1, whole genome shotgun sequence genomic window:
- the LOC129861519 gene encoding thyrotroph embryonic factor-like, producing the protein MSGEPITTPLETFMGSPGAFPVVLKKIMEMPPPNLLEGDDDNDKEKLLMGDNVDLEGGSGMGPSAALTPAIWDKTIPYNGETFHLEYMDLEEFLMENGISTSPSSLDDALNMENAGKTEMPTTMAAKPKRTPAAPISLLPILELDQCEEEGVTITLNSIDIADDTEVVTDKDRLTPEPTDPEEIEVDVNFDPDPTDLVLSSVPGGELFNPRKHKFSEEELKPQPMIKKAKKVYVPEDSKDEKYWHRRKKNNVAAKRSRDARRLKENQITVRAAFLERENTALRQEVGELRKDFARSKNVVARYAAKFGELAPLEDK; encoded by the exons ATGTCAGGAGAGCCGATCACCACCCCACTGGAAACCTTCATGGGGTCACCGGGTGCTTTTCCCGTGGTATTGAAGAAAATAATGGAAATGCCCCCACCGAATTTACTCGAGGGCGACGATG ACAATGACAAGGAGAAGCTGCTTATGGGGGACAATGTGGACCTTGAAGGAGGGAGTGGGATGGGTCCGTCGGCCGCCCTGACCCCTGCCATCTGGGATAAGACTATCCCGTACAATGGGGAGACCTTCCACCTGGAATACATGGACCTGGAGGAGTTCCTCATGGAGAACGGCATCTCCACCTCGCCCTCGTCCCTGGACGATGCGCTCAACATGGAGAATGCAGGGAAGACAGAGATGCCCACCACCATGGCAGCCAAGCCCAAGAGAACCCCAGCCGCCCCCATTTCCCTGCTGCCCATCCTGGAGCTGGATCAGTGTGAGGAAGAAGGGGTCACTATCACCCTCAACAGTATTGACATCGCAGATGACACAG AGGTAGTGACAGACAAGGACAGGCTGACCCCTGAACCCACCGACCCAGAGGAGATTGAGGTGGACGTGAACTTTGACCCAGATCCTACCGACCTGGTCCTGTCCAGTGTTCCTGGAGGAGAGCTGTTCAACCCACGCAAACACAAGTTCTCAGAGGAGGAACTCAAACCTCAACCAATGATCAAGAAGGCCAAGAAGGTGTATGTACCTGAGGATTCTAAG gATGAAAAGTACTGGCATAGGAGGAAGAAGAACAATGTGGCAGCGAAGCGTTCCCGGGACGCGCGGCGACTCAAGGAGAACCAGATCACAGTGCGGGCGGCGTTCCTGGAGCGCGAGAACACGGCGCTGCGACAGGAAGTGGGCGAGCTACGGAAGGACTTTGCCCGCAGCAAGAATGTCGTGGCCCGCTACGCGGCCAAATTCGGAGAGCT TGCACCGCTGGAAGACAAGTAG
- the LOC129861535 gene encoding PHD finger-like domain-containing protein 5A isoform X1 translates to MAKHHPDLIFCRKQAGVAIGRLCEKCDGKCVICDSYVRPCTLVRICDECNYGSYQGRCVICGGPGVSDAYYCKECTIQEKDVSRLLSLSLTYKRCRKTFTPFNAPVSFMQCFQ, encoded by the exons ATGGCTAAACATCATCCAGATTTGATCTTTTGTCGAAAACAAGCTGGTGTTG CTATTGGAAGATTGTGTGAGAAAT gTGATGGAAAGTGTGTGATCTGTGACTCGTATGTGAGGCCTTGCACACTGGTGCGCATCTGTGACGAGTGCAACTACGGGTCGTACCAGGGTCGCTGTGTCATATGTGGAGGTCCCGGGGTGTCTGACGCTTACTACTGCAAAGAGTGCACCATCCAGGAGAAAGACGTTAgtcgcctgctctctctctctctcacttataAAAGGTGTAGAAAAACCTTCACACCATTCAATGCTCCCGTATCATTTATGCAATGTTTCCAATAA
- the LOC129861535 gene encoding PHD finger-like domain-containing protein 5A isoform X2: protein MAKHHPDLIFCRKQAGVAIGRLCEKCDGKCVICDSYVRPCTLVRICDECNYGSYQGRCVICGGPGVSDAYYCKECTIQEKDRDGCPKIVNLGSSKTDLFYERKKYGFKKR, encoded by the exons ATGGCTAAACATCATCCAGATTTGATCTTTTGTCGAAAACAAGCTGGTGTTG CTATTGGAAGATTGTGTGAGAAAT gTGATGGAAAGTGTGTGATCTGTGACTCGTATGTGAGGCCTTGCACACTGGTGCGCATCTGTGACGAGTGCAACTACGGGTCGTACCAGGGTCGCTGTGTCATATGTGGAGGTCCCGGGGTGTCTGACGCTTACTACTGCAAAGAGTGCACCATCCAGGAGAAAGAC CGAGATGGATGCCCCAAGATTGTGAACTTAGGCAGTTCAAAGACTGACCTTTTCTATGAACGGAAGAAGTATGGCTTCAAGAAGAGGTGA
- the LOC129861535 gene encoding PHD finger-like domain-containing protein 5A isoform X3 → MAKHHPDLIFCRKQAGVAIGRLCEKCDGKCVICDSYVRPCTLVRICDECNYGSYQGRCVICGGPGVSDAYYCKECTIQEKDVSRLLSLSLTYKSEMDAPRL, encoded by the exons ATGGCTAAACATCATCCAGATTTGATCTTTTGTCGAAAACAAGCTGGTGTTG CTATTGGAAGATTGTGTGAGAAAT gTGATGGAAAGTGTGTGATCTGTGACTCGTATGTGAGGCCTTGCACACTGGTGCGCATCTGTGACGAGTGCAACTACGGGTCGTACCAGGGTCGCTGTGTCATATGTGGAGGTCCCGGGGTGTCTGACGCTTACTACTGCAAAGAGTGCACCATCCAGGAGAAAGACGTTAgtcgcctgctctctctctctctcacttataAAAG CGAGATGGATGCCCCAAGATTGTGA